The genomic window cctgtatgaattctTTTATGTTCACTAAGGTTTCCCCTCTGtctaaaggctttcccacattcattgcatttaaatggtttctctcctgtatgaattctCTTATGATAAATAAGATAACCCCTCTGtctaaaggctttcccacattcactacattcaaagggtttctcaccagtatgTATTCTCTGGTGCTGATTAAGGCTCCCCCGGAGgttgaaggctttcccacattcagtgcattcaaagggtttctctccagtatggattctttgATGTGCATTCAGGTCTCTCCTCTGggtgaaggctttcccacattcattacattcaaagggtttctctccagtatgaatgcTCTGATGTCTGTTAAGGTTCCCTTTGTGgttgaaggctttcccacattcattgcatttataTGGTTTCTTTCCATTATGCTTTCTCTGATGTTGAGTAAGATGTGATCTTTGggtaaaggctttcccacattcattacattcatgtggtttctctccagtatgaattctctgatgtgcattcagatttcttctctggctAAAGGTATCCCCACATTCAATACATTcaaaaggcttctctccagtatgaactcTCTGATGTTTATTAAGGTTTCCCCGCTGGCTGAAGGTTTTCCCACATTCTTTACACACATATGATTGGTCTCCAGGATGTACAGTATAGAATTCAATAAGATCTGACTGGTAACTGAAAGGTTTCCTACATTTATTGTGCTTAGAAAAGTTCTTCCCTAAGGATGTTACATTATGATTCCTTAGATCTGAAAACTGtgtgaagagcttaccttgattAATTTCTGAAGGAAGTACTTCTTGTGGTACAAAGAATGAGCCCAGACGGAAACCTTCCCCAAATATTTTACATTCATGAGGATTCACCTTAGAAGATTCTCTGTCAGAAACTGTTACTTGTCTGGATTGTTTCTCCCCCATGTCCTTCTGTTTTTCTAACCTGACATCAAATTCCCAAGCTTCTTCTATCTTGAAATCCCAAGGACCATCCTTTGTGAATTTCTTCTTAGAGGATACCCCTGTACAATCACCCTGATTTGCTGCTGAGTCCTTGGTTTCACATCTAATCTCCAAACTAAGGGAatctgaaagaaacaaaaaagtgtTAATATCATGATCCTCTGAACTGGGAAAAAAGGAAGTTGCTTCAAAATATGGCTTAActatgggtaaatgacctcagcaacctACTGTTTgataaccccaaagatcccagttttgggataATGACATGTTATgtcacaaaaactgctgggaaaattggaaaacagtatgacaaaaattgggtttagatcacTATCTCATAGcctataccaagatatggtcaaaatggatgtatgacttaaacataatgatattataagtaaattaggggaatatcaaatagtttacctggcagatgtatggagaaggcaagaatttatgacaaaatgaAGAGATAAGTGAATGTTACAAGGggcaaaatgaattaattttgattacattaacaagttttgtacaaacaaagccaatacaaccaaaattaaaaggaaagcaacaaccTGCAGCAaagattttataataaatttctctgacaaaggtctcatttctcaaacataaaaataactaagtcaaatttataagaatccaagccatttctcaattgataaatgatcaaaggatatgaataagcagttttcagatgaaaaaaatcaaagctatcaataatcatttaaaaaatctaaacccCTGTCCATTAgaaaaatgcagatcaaaataactgacgtaccacctcatacctagcagagtggccaacattacaataaaggaaaataataaatgttagaagagatatggcaaaattggggcattaatgcactgctggtggagttgtaaatagattctaccattctggagggcaatttggaattatgtctaaaaggctttaaaagaatatatgccctttgacctagtaataccactagtaggcctgtatcccaaagatattttaaaaaatgggaaaggttctgtttgtacaaagctttttgtggtggcaaagaattggaaatgaaagggatgtccctcaattggggaatgactgaaaaaactgtggcatgtgatagtgatggaatactattgtgctataaggaatgatgaactggcgAATTTCAgggagagctggaaggacctccatGAACTACTGATATGGTGATGCAGGCTTCCCCTAGACACCCCCAAACCCCAGAATGTGACCCAGGTCAAGAGTACATAAGAGGGAAGGTGACTGTGACCTGAAAGGAAGAGCCGCTCTGCCCTCTCCCCTGATAAGCATCTGGTCTACACCCCAGACATCCGATTATCCTCTAAACCAAATGGTCCacccccttttgactttgaggcataaGACATAACCACACAGCCCATCTTGGGTTCCGGAGTCCCAGTAACACGCTATCATCGTCTCGCCTCTAGTCACGTAGGCAGGCCCTGTTGTTGAAAGGGTATATGGAGCCCAGAACACGTCTCCTCTAGGAGGCAGCATTCCACCCACTCTGCCCCTCTCAGCCATTCCATCTGACTTACATCTAATGAATAAATGTCTTTTAAGCTAGCTATTGAAGTCTGTCATTCCTTGCAAGGGTGACCTGTCCAGACCCAGGGTTTTACCTCGAGCCacaacagaaccagaacattatacagtCACTGCAACATTGGGagacaatccaatgtaatggactttgatGCTAGCAGCCATGCAGTGagccaggacaatccaaagggaCTTAGAAGAAAGACActctccacacccagaggaagaactgagggagCGGAAACGCTGAAGGAAATCACAGGATTGATCACTTGGTATGTGAAGATTAAACTTGACTCTCCCCTaactgtgaaaatgaaattaattcactTCCCCTGATTGTGAACATTAACTGCCCATttctagatttaatcaccaaaagtgtaaacatcccacttaatcattaagtgggaagAGATCTGCCACACGTGTGCAATtgtggatgacaaatcagaatcaacccCAGGGCAGTCCCTAAGCAAGACTTTAGACTAttatttgtccatgtaaaaagtggaggaaggcacagaaaatgacacaaaagaaagtgtctttaaaaaggagttactgaggcagctgggtggctcagtggattgggagccaggcctagagatgggaggtcctgggttccaatttggcctcagacacttcccagctgtgtgaccctggacaagtctcttgacccccattgcctagccctgaccactcttctgccttggaaccaatacccagtattgactccaagatggaaggcgagggtgactcagtggattgggagccaggcctagagatgggaggtcctgggttccaatttggcctcagacacttcccagctgggtgaccctggacaagcctcTTGACCCCCTGACCACTAGCCTagctctgaccactcttctgccttggaaccaatacccagtattgactccaagatggaaggtgagggtgactcagtggatggagagccaggcctagagatgggggtcctgggttcaagtggggcctcagacacttcccagctgtgtgaccctggacaagcctcTTGACCCCCTGACCACtagcctagccctgaccactcttctgccttggaaccaatacccagtattgactccaagatggaaggtgagggtgactcagtggatggagagccaggcctagagatgggggtcctgggttcaagtggggcctcagacacttcccagctgtgtgaccctgggccagtcacttaacccccattgccttgcctttcccgctcttctgccttggagccaatacatagcattgactccaagatggaaggtgagggtttaaaacaatGTCTTAGCTTGTTGTCTCCTTCCATCAAGTTTGCCGGATGACCTAGAAAACCAGTCCGGGAGCTTGTGCCTCCTGCCTCACTTCAGGGAGGGAAGCTGCCTCCTATAAGGCAAACCCATTCTCTCCAGAGCACCGGGAAGATGGCTTTTAAACCTCTCAAACCCAGCGAGGTACCTAGACGGCTGTTGCACACATTATACATACACAGACCCGTTACAAGCCACGTATGCACACGTGCCAAGAGAGCCTTTGTAACGGGTTGCTTTCCTTGAGTCCAGaactggagagagaaaaatagtgccaggaggaagagaCGTAAAGTGTCTGGTCACTGCCTCGGCTAAGTTCTTCCTCGGTCCATCAGCTGCTAACTCGGGCCTCTAGAAGGAAACTTCTAGTTCCCAACAACGTGCACAAGACTGAAGGGGCAGCCGCTGCTGGATGTCTGCGCAGGCCTGGCGGATGGGCCTGGAGATGGGCGCCTCCATTTCATGGcggacttgctcaaggtcctgGAGGGCTCCGAATGgaacttctcttctctcttcccgcCGGTCTAGAAACGCCCAGGACCTCCTCGGGCCCACTGGAGGACTCATCCTCCCAGCGCAGCCTCCCGGCTCGGCCTTCTAGTTGCATCAAGTGATGGGGGAGGGGCGGAATGCTTGGGAAGCCCCGGTTGttgctgggagggagggaggaggtttGTTGCACATGTGCGGGCTGGGCAGGGGCAGGATTGCTTCTCCAAGGGCTGGGCTGGAGGAGCATGTTAGACACCCTCCATTGGCGGCCTTCCATGGTCACGTGATAGCCCATTGGCGGGCTTCCATGGTCACGTGGCAGGGGAGGGGCAGAGGCAGGCCAGGCGTCCATGTCAGGCAGCCCGGCAGGCACCCTTCCCCCGTTTCTCCTGAAGTCTCCAGGATTTCCGCTCCAAGCACTGGGCGGTTACTGGCCACGTGACTGTCCGGCGGCGGCCCTGCCTTCGGCTCTGGGCTCTCCTACAGCGAGAACCCGGGGCCCTGCGGGAGCTCCGGGCCTGAGTGCGAGTCGGAGCTTCGCATGCACACAGCGGGGCCCTCATCTTGCGGACAAATGCGGCTCCGGGCAGCCGTAGCGCCTCTCCCACTGGccccctcccttctccagacTGGGCCTGGgcggctccccctcccccagcgcCAAGGCGCGCCTCTTCTCTCTCCTGCCTCCAAGTACAAGCTGCCCACCCGCCCAAGTCTCGCCTTGGCCAACCAGCCGGGAGCACCTTCCCTGCTCCAGAACCCCCCAAGCCGAGCACGCTGGCAGCCACGAGGGGGCCCCAGAGCAGCGCGAAGTCCCGAAGCCCCGCGTTCCAATGCCCACCGGCCTGGgccagagccaggcctgggggctgaggtcttgggttccaatcccaCCTCGGACCCTTCTAGTCCCCAAGCCCCACCCCCTAACCAATTCCTAAACTCCTCAAACAAGGGGGGGGGTAGTTTTTCTCCCCATCTTCTGGGCCAGGCCCCTCGGAGGAGGCCCTGCCGTCTACACCGGAAGCACTACCACCGGCAGCTCCAGAAGGGACACTCCAGAGGGCGGCCGAAGAGAAAGTCCTGCCCTTTCGGGGCCCCGCTAAGCCAGGGTCTGCCTCCCCAGAGGCTCCCCGCTTGCCTTGGGAGGCCCTTCCGGTCTCTGGCCCGCTTCCCTGGAGGCTGAGCACCGCAGGCCTGCCAGGCCCGGCCCCAGCTAAGCGCCTCCGAGCTGGCCCCGCCCCCTCCTGCCCGGCCCCGCCCACGCACCTGGGAAGAGGCCTCCTGGGAACTGGGCGTCAGGCATCCACGGCGCTCCTCCCCTCTCCAAGTGGGCCAGCGCGCCGGGCTTGGGCACGGGCAGCCCCGCTGATGGACAGAAAGCAGACACGGGCGCTGCTGGGGCTgctccgccccgccccgccccgccccccgccccctccGCGGGAGGGGCCTCACCCAGGAACACGAGGTTCTCGTAGTTCTCCAGCATCACGTCCCAGTAGAGGTCCCGCTGCGCCGCGTCCAGCTCGCGCCACTCCTCCTGGCTGAAGCTCACCGCCACGTCTCGGAACGTCACCGACTCCTGGCCAGCAGGGGGAGCCCGCCGGGGTGAGCGCCGCGGCCCTAggccccccgcccccgcccccgccccctcgCCGTGAGACCCTGGGCCGCTCACTTCCCGTCTGCCCAAAGGGGGGGCACTCACCTGGGGCCGGGCCGGGGGGGCCCTTGGCTGTCCCTCCTCCATGCTTCGCTCTCCTGCAGAGGAAACAGTGGGCCGAGAGATGGTTGGGGAGAACCACACAGTAGGCTCTTTGCTCCGGGCCCTGGGCAGGGGGCGGGGCTGGGCGGGCTGGGCGTGGACTCCTCACCTAGGAGACACCGGTCAGCCAGCCACGTGACCCCTCCCCGGGCACGCCCCCAGGAGCGCTTTCCAAGTTCGCCGCGGCCCCCCCAGCAGGGGCCACTCTGGGGAGGGAGAACTCGCAGGAGCTCCGCGGAGTCTCAGGTGGGGATGGGAGCCCAGAACTGAGGCCGCCCCAAGGttgtagttggggaaactgaggccggaTCGCGAGGAGGCCCGGGAAGGGAAGGACGGCCGCCCAGGGAGGCGGCCACGTTGGCGCTTTCTGGGGGCCGAAAGCCTCCACGTAGGAAGCTCCTCCGGCTGAGCGCAGGCCGTGCCCGATACGCGCTGTCCGCTCGGGCCTGGCTACGTGCTTTCGCCTCGGCGCCGAAGGCCCGGGCTCCCTCCTCTGGCCTGGCCCGGGCTCCCTCCTCTGGCCTCGCCCGGGCCTTCCCCCATCGGAGCGGCGAAGAGTAGGGGCTCGGGGACGGCTCCCACCCCTAAGCCTCCCCCACCCCGATCTCCAGCCCCAGCATCTGTCATCTCTAGAACCGGCCTGGCGAGGCCCTCTCAGAGCCTCGGTgacctcacctgtaaaatgggctgggAGGACCTGGGGAGCCCAAAAGCTGCTTCCGCCTCCAAGGCTTTGAACCTGACACCCcgagccccgccccgcccccatcCTTTTCTTTCCGCCCCCCAACACACCTTGTCGCCCCCCCTATCTGGACTACGGCTCCCAGCATGGCCCGGGTTCTGCCCCgcccccccctcctccccagacCGCCCTCACTCACCCGGCCTCAGTCCCTAACGAACAAAGGGCCCAGCCACGGAAGCGAAATCAGCACACACCCGATCAATCCCCGAACTACACTTCCCAGAAGCCTCCTCGGGCACTAAGGAATCTTGAAGCGAGGCCTTTTGGGAAGTGGAGTCGGAGGGGAAAGAGGCGCATGCGCACTTGTCAAGGCACGAATCGTGACAAAGCCCCGCTTTAGGAGTTCGGCTCCGCCTCCGCGCCCTGCGTCTTTGGCTggaactccatttcccagaaggcTCAGCGGCCTTCGGGCCAGGTGCTGGCCACTCGGGATCAAGTCAGTCCTGTTTGTGTGAAGTGGGACTCGGAGCTGGACAGGATCTTTCTCCTGCGCGCTCCCTGTGCCCTGCGTGCCCGCTCTTTTTTGTAAGTCAGGGTGCTTAGGACAGAGCCCCAGGTATGCATGAAACAGCCCCGGATGCTGCTGCCGCCCCCGTGTGGGTCGGCGCTGGGGCCTTGTTTTGTCCAGAGCTCTTCCGGGGCCGCGGTGTCTGTCACCCGGGGAAAACCCTGCCCCCTCGCGGCGTCCTCGCACCTTATGGTTTTCTTGGTCTATCCCGGCTCCCGGGTTTGGGTAACAAACCCGCATTTGCAGGAACGAAGAAACTCCCAGCGGGCCCCGGGGCCTCCCGAAAGGTCCCCTGAACCCAACCACGTGATCCGCTCGGCTTCGTGCCCAGCGTGACCGGATGCTCCCCAGAGCCCTTCCAGCCAGGGCTCCTTCCTTGGCTCCTGCGCCCGGGGGTAGGGAGCCAGAGGGCAGAGGTCTTGGCCACCCTTGGCGGCTCTTTGCAGCGCTGCCCAGCACAGCCCATTCCCACTTCACAGCTCCGCGCTTCCTTCCCCCACAGAGCCGGGCGGCCCGTGCCCCATGCCTATCCCCGTCCTTTACGTCTTGGGCCCACGGGCACAGCGACAGCCTTGGTCTCCTCCTCATTTGTTGGGAACTTTCTGGCTCGGCCCTGCTCTCTCCGTGCTTCCTTAGCTCTTCCCTGGGGCGGGTTTGCCTCTTTTCACCAGTCTCCTCTGTGCCCTTTGCTTTGCTTTCTTAACTTCCTGGCTTTAGTTGTAGGGATGCCCATTGTCTGGTCCTCCGTGGAGCTGCCCCAGGACTCGCATTACCTTTCCTGAAGTCTGCAAAGCTCACTTCCCTGTTGGGCACTGCAGTAAGAGGAAGTCTAACCTAGCCCAGTTCTTCCCTGGACGGGGATGGCGCCCCTCCCGAGCCTTTCAGGACTGGCccagatcattgctttgctgaaagtagccaagtcTTCACGGTTGATCCTCATCCACTATGCCGATATTATGTACACCTTCTCCTGGCTCTTCTCTCACTccgcatcacttcttggaggtcgtcccagttcacgtggagtccctccagttcctcattccttaccacacaatagtattccatcaccaacagacaccacaatgtgttcagccattgccTAATCGATgatcgaagggcatccccccattttccagttctttgccatcacaaagagggcagctattgAGGAGTCTGGCCATagagtttaatatttttattaatcagCCAAAGTCAGAGATGAGAAATGAGAGAGGCCGATGGTAGATTGAAGCTTAGTGAGAGTTTACCTTAATCTAGCgactccatttagcttgctaagACCTAAATCTTCTTACTGCAGCCACAGCCCAGTGCtatgatggtgaatctatggcacacattccaaaaagggcacacagggggctctctgtgggcacaccaaagtttgttactagaaagccaaaaGGACTGAGGTGGAGCTggttccctctccctctccttctccctctccatgtgcctgaggacattcctcacttttcTTGCCCCTcagcccagcagccaatgggaatgcttcctggCACTTCGtcttggtggggggtggggggggagtgggaccaggcactccatctctaaaagattcaccattgCTGGCCTAGGGCATCTCATCTATCTCCTCCCAAAAGCAGAGAGCCTTTTCTTTCCACATCTCCATTTTAAATTTCAACCAGCTCTTCCTCCCATAAAGACATTACACATTCCAGCTGATACTTGGGATGGGACATCATGGATGCTAGGGCTGTCATCAGTGGGTGCCAGGCTGTTGTGGATGCTATGAAGGGGGCTGGAGCTATTTTTCCTCACACACTATAGATAACTTTGTACAAATagattcttctccctttttcattatctctttgggatatagactcaatagtacccattcattcttttgaatttttatttacacTCTacttaattttcagttctttcttcagAGGCcttttgttgaatataatttttattgtgttctGGTCAATAATGTGTTTAATATAActgttttttgttatttattcattAGGTTTGATGCCCTAACATATGGTCAGGACTTATCATTGTGAGCTGAGAATATATCTatccctttttgttcccattcAGTAATCTCCAGAGACTTTCATGTCTAACTTTTCTTAAAAATTCTCTTCTGGATCTTAAATTTGTTCTTGATTTAAATTTGTTCTGAAAGGAATATGTTGAGAACTCTCCCTATTATGGATTTGTTGTCTATTTCTCCCAATAACTCGGGTAGCTTTTCCtttaatgtgaatttcaaaactattccaccctaatcagaccattctttagaagatctgatttagctatttatattcaccctttacaataattaaaatattatgattGAATTGTTAGAAATATCTCAATTGAGGTGGAAAGATTGGCTCAAGACACAGCTCAAGTCATCTCCCAAACTACTAAAGCCATCTCTTACCTACAGGAAGAGATTGACTCCTTAGCAAAAAGAGTTCTACAAAATCAGCTGACCCCTGACATGCTCACAACCACATCGGGAGGTGAGTGCACCTTTATTAATCAATCTTGTTGTTCTTATGTAaatagatctggagaacttgtgatgACAATACAGGAGcttcaaaggattttaaatgacacACCACAAGTGGCTATAGAGACTCTAGTGAATCATAAAGATAACTAGTCAAACCTCTCATGGCTGCAGGGAATGAGTTTGCTGACAGTTGTCATCAAATGGGCTCTTATGATTTCAGgtattttggtacttcttagaatctgcatcaactgttgtactactgtttaaaaaagcttttacctggtgaaaaaattatgtacactcacaccatggatcatggccaagttaggAAGGAAATAGAGCTTGCTTTTGAGTGAGAAATCCTTGTGTTTTACCTCTTTTTGACTGACCCATTGGTttttactgtttttctttatattttaaataggacatttgatttttttaattcattttttgtacttgagtacatggaatcagtattgtttttttttgaaGGATAAGTTTGCAATATCTATTAGCACAAAaaccaatgcatacccaaaagctttaggctgtggaaacctgccattggttgttaaatattatgagacttttactaataattgtgtctgatttcagaagaagggatccCAAAatagccactgcacagtgccaagaagcacaaggtcaaggagtcCAACAATCCGTGTGGGATTGATAAGGATCtatgccaagacagaggacttgttttgtgGTTCTAGGAAGCAGCTGTTTGATAACCTCAGAGTTTGGATTCCCTGTACCAGATTTCCTacaagtaccttagtttggctTCTATTTAGGCTCCCCTCTCCTGGCTGCTGATGGGTAAGTGCAATATTGCTGCAGTTGTCTTGCAGGCTTGTAGGACAAAAGGTACTTTTATTGGGCCTTGCTGGTGATTTCAAGGACCTGTTGAGGTTTtatttttactcataattttatacacatagggttttgatatatatttttatccatatgtaattttttctcttctatttggttTTTGGGCTTTTGgtcttcttttgagaattgattcatgTACCCCAAAACTCAGCCATGTATTCTGGGGTGATTCTAGTGTTGGCCAATACCCTCCTCAGGAGacattgtataattatcctaaaatccaaggtttaagatctcttaaagcaattttaggaaaagaaattcacCAACAACCCAAA from Monodelphis domestica isolate mMonDom1 chromosome 4, mMonDom1.pri, whole genome shotgun sequence includes these protein-coding regions:
- the LOC100024299 gene encoding zinc finger protein 260-like isoform X1: MGAGRGSGCQVQSLGGGSSFWAPQVLPAHFTGERSMEEGQPRAPPARPQESVTFRDVAVSFSQEEWRELDAAQRDLYWDVMLENYENLVFLAGLPVPKPGALAHLERGGAPWMPDAQFPGGLFPDSLSLEIRCETKDSAANQGDCTGVSSKKKFTKDGPWDFKIEEAWEFDVRLEKQKDMGEKQSRQVTVSDRESSKVNPHECKIFGEGFRLGSFFVPQEVLPSEINQGKLFTQFSDLRNHNVTSLGKNFSKHNKCRKPFSYQSDLIEFYTVHPGDQSYVCKECGKTFSQRGNLNKHQRVHTGEKPFECIECGDTFSQRRNLNAHQRIHTGEKPHECNECGKAFTQRSHLTQHQRKHNGKKPYKCNECGKAFNHKGNLNRHQSIHTGEKPFECNECGKAFTQRRDLNAHQRIHTGEKPFECTECGKAFNLRGSLNQHQRIHTGEKPFECSECGKAFRQRGYLIYHKRIHTGEKPFKCNECGKAFRQRGNLSEHKRIHTGEKPFECNLCGKAFRNALCLTQHHRSHTGEKPFACNECGKAFNHRRNLNRHQSIHTGEKTFECNECGKAFSQRGDLNAHQRIHTGVKPFACNDCGKTFNHRGNLNVHQRIHTGEKPFECKECGKAFSQRGSRNQHQIIHTREKLL
- the LOC100024299 gene encoding zinc finger protein 260-like isoform X2, coding for MEEGQPRAPPARPQESVTFRDVAVSFSQEEWRELDAAQRDLYWDVMLENYENLVFLAGLPVPKPGALAHLERGGAPWMPDAQFPGGLFPDSLSLEIRCETKDSAANQGDCTGVSSKKKFTKDGPWDFKIEEAWEFDVRLEKQKDMGEKQSRQVTVSDRESSKVNPHECKIFGEGFRLGSFFVPQEVLPSEINQGKLFTQFSDLRNHNVTSLGKNFSKHNKCRKPFSYQSDLIEFYTVHPGDQSYVCKECGKTFSQRGNLNKHQRVHTGEKPFECIECGDTFSQRRNLNAHQRIHTGEKPHECNECGKAFTQRSHLTQHQRKHNGKKPYKCNECGKAFNHKGNLNRHQSIHTGEKPFECNECGKAFTQRRDLNAHQRIHTGEKPFECTECGKAFNLRGSLNQHQRIHTGEKPFECSECGKAFRQRGYLIYHKRIHTGEKPFKCNECGKAFRQRGNLSEHKRIHTGEKPFECNLCGKAFRNALCLTQHHRSHTGEKPFACNECGKAFNHRRNLNRHQSIHTGEKTFECNECGKAFSQRGDLNAHQRIHTGVKPFACNDCGKTFNHRGNLNVHQRIHTGEKPFECKECGKAFSQRGSRNQHQIIHTREKLL